In a single window of the Rhizobiaceae bacterium genome:
- the ccoG gene encoding cytochrome c oxidase accessory protein CcoG has product MLDTGEVERLEVSAVNSAQVRQPLYTKRVKIFPKRAEGRFRSFKWIVMAITLGIYYLVPWLRWDRGPYAPDQAVLVDLANRRFYFFFIEIWPQEFYFVAGLLVMAGFGLFLVTSSVGRAWCGYTCPQTVWVDLFIAVERFVEGDRNARIKLDQGAWSADKVVKRVAKHAIWLAIAVATGGAWIFYFADAPSLLVDLIKGQAAPVAYITVAVLTATTYVFGGLMREQVCTYMCPWPRIQAAMLDEYSLTVTYNDWRGEPRSRHAKKAAAAGQAVGDCVDCNACVAVCPMGIDIRDGQQLECITCALCIDACDSVMDKIGKERGLISYATLADYNRNMDLATAGGTQAISPPLVRGEDKKIKPGYVHFRLRELFRPRTLVYFAAWSAVGLFILYGLLTRDRLEVNVLHDRNPQYVRLSDGSIRNGFTVKLLNMIPEPRTIIVTLQGLKGAEMSVVGMDQPEDRSFAVQVEPDKLKTLKVYVRQPVDQIAGPAQPFKFVVEDKASFETDSYTATFEAPGVAK; this is encoded by the coding sequence ATGCTCGATACAGGTGAAGTAGAGCGGCTCGAAGTCAGCGCGGTCAACTCCGCACAGGTCCGCCAGCCTCTATATACCAAGAGAGTCAAGATATTCCCCAAGCGCGCAGAAGGGCGTTTCCGCAGCTTCAAATGGATCGTCATGGCGATCACGCTCGGCATCTACTACCTCGTGCCGTGGCTGCGCTGGGATCGTGGGCCATACGCTCCCGATCAGGCCGTGTTGGTCGATCTCGCAAACCGGCGCTTTTATTTCTTCTTCATCGAAATCTGGCCGCAGGAATTCTACTTCGTGGCCGGCCTCCTCGTTATGGCGGGCTTCGGCCTTTTCCTGGTTACCTCCAGCGTGGGGCGGGCGTGGTGCGGCTATACCTGTCCGCAAACCGTCTGGGTCGACCTGTTTATTGCGGTCGAACGTTTTGTCGAAGGCGACCGCAACGCGCGCATCAAGCTCGATCAGGGCGCATGGTCGGCGGACAAGGTCGTGAAGCGGGTGGCGAAGCACGCCATCTGGCTGGCGATTGCGGTGGCTACCGGCGGCGCATGGATATTCTACTTCGCTGATGCGCCTTCGCTGTTGGTCGATCTGATCAAGGGGCAGGCGGCGCCTGTCGCCTATATCACCGTCGCGGTGCTGACTGCCACGACATACGTGTTCGGTGGCCTGATGCGCGAGCAGGTGTGCACCTATATGTGCCCTTGGCCGCGCATTCAGGCGGCGATGCTCGACGAGTATTCGCTGACCGTGACCTACAATGACTGGCGTGGCGAGCCTCGCTCGCGGCATGCCAAGAAGGCGGCAGCGGCGGGGCAGGCCGTTGGCGATTGCGTGGACTGCAATGCGTGTGTGGCCGTCTGCCCGATGGGCATAGACATTCGCGACGGCCAGCAACTCGAATGCATCACCTGCGCCCTTTGCATCGACGCCTGCGACAGCGTGATGGACAAGATCGGGAAGGAGCGCGGCCTTATCTCCTATGCGACATTGGCCGACTACAACCGCAATATGGACCTCGCGACAGCCGGCGGAACACAGGCAATCTCACCTCCGCTGGTGCGCGGCGAGGACAAGAAGATCAAGCCTGGCTATGTCCATTTCCGGTTGCGCGAACTTTTCAGGCCGCGCACGCTGGTCTACTTTGCGGCATGGTCTGCTGTAGGTCTTTTCATCCTGTACGGCCTGCTGACCCGAGACCGGCTTGAAGTGAACGTGCTCCATGACCGCAATCCTCAATATGTCCGGCTTTCGGACGGCTCGATTCGCAACGGCTTTACCGTTAAGCTGCTGAACATGATCCCGGAGCCGCGCACAATCATCGTGACCCTGCAAGGGTTGAAGGGTGCCGAGATGAGCGTGGTTGGCATGGACCAGCCAGAGGACCGTTCGTTCGCGGTGCAAGTCGAACCTGACAAGCTCAAGACCTTGAAAGTCTATGTGCGCCAGCCGGTCGATCAGATTGCCGGCCCGGCCCAGCCGTTCAAATTCGTCGTGGAGGACAAGGC